In the genome of Campylobacter helveticus, the window ATAATTTTAAGCTTATTTTCTATGAGTTTTTCTATTAAAGCACTATAAAGACAAGCCGCCTCTTCAAAATCCGTCCCAAGCTCTATTTCATCGACAGCCAAAAGTAAATTTTTCTTTGTGAAAAGCTTAGAAAAGGCTAACATCCTCCCCGCAAAGGTGGAAATGTCATTTTTAGCATTTTGTGGGTCTTCTATAATCGCTTCAAATTCTTTAAAAGAGCCTATTTTACTTTCATCTGCTTTAATGCGCATAGGAAGTAAATGTTTGGCTAAAAAAGCCGCACTTAAAATGCTTTTAAGTAGCATTGATTTCCCACCAGCATTCACGCCTGTGATGATTAAAACCTGCTTAGTAAATTCCACACTAATGCTTTTTGGATTTTTAAGGGCGGGGTGAGCGAAATTTTTAAGGCTTATGGTAGAGCTATTTTCACAAAGCATAAATTCATAATCTTTCTTCTTCGCAAGCATCACTCTCGCGCTATAATGGTCAAACAAATCAAAAGCTTGGTTAATAAATTTTAAAAATAAAAGATTTTTATGCAACAAAGCGGAGAAATTTTTGGCATATTCGTAATAAATTTCCTCTTTTTTCTCTTCTAAATCATCAAGCTCACCTTGCAATCTTTCCACACTCAAAGGCACAACATAAAAGCCTCCGCCACTACTTCTGCCTATGATTTTAGCTTTTAAGGCGTGATTAAACCCTCCTCTTACAAGCAAGGCTTCCAAACCGCTAATTAAATGCACTTGCGTATCGATAAGATAGGGATTTAAAGCCTTTGTGTGGGCAAGTTTTTTAAATTCAAAACTTATATTTTCTTTTTTAAGTTTAATGGAGTGGTTTAGATTAACAAGTCTTTCATCAAGGCTTTCTTTTAAAATTCCTCTCTCATCAAAAGCATTAATAAAATCTAAAAGTTGAGGCAAAAGTTCAATTTTATCCAACCAAGCCTTAAGAGAACCCTCAAATTTAAGACTTTTAAGATAAGAAAAATAACGCAAAATTTTCACAAATTCAAAAAGCTCATCAAGGTGCAAAACGCCTTGTTTGCTAAGATGCGTAAGGGCGAAATCAAGCTTCTTAACGCTTAAAGGCAGGCTAAATTCCACCTCGCAAAGCTCACGCAAACGCCTAAAATGCAAATGCGTATCACCCTCTAAAAATAGCTCTTTTTCTCTTGCAAAAAGTGCTTTAAATTCCTCTACAAAATCTTTTAAATCAAGCTTAGTTAAAAGCTCATTCATCGACTAGCTCACATTTTCTAATATCAAGCACTACGCCCTTAAATTCCTTACTTTTGGCTATGAAACTTGAAGTGCCAAATTCGTAGTTAAAATGCGTTTTGCTGACATTAAAATCTTTACATTTTAAGATTTTTCCCTGATGAAAAGCGTAAAGTAAATCTTGCTTTTTATCGCTCATTTTAAGATTCTTGCCCTCAAAAAGCACAGCAAAAATGATAAAAATAATAAGCAATAAAATAAAAAAAGGCTTCGTTTTGTTGCCTAATTTCTTCCTTAGCGTAAAAGAAACTAGAGCCAACAACAAGACGATTAAAGTAAAAATTAATATTTTTGTCATTTTCGTCCTTATATTAAGATGATTTTATCGTTTTTATCTAGCTCTATTTTAATTTTTGCTCCATTTTTCAACTCTTTGCGTAAAATTTTATCGCTTAGTTTTGTGCCGATTTCTTCAGCTATAACGCGTTTTAAAAGCCTCACACCAAATTCTTTTTGATGCGCCTTTTTCGCTAAATGCACCTTAGCTTTTTTAGAAGCACTTAAAATTACATTTTTAAGATTTTTAGAAAGTTCGTTTAATTCTTTTTGAACGATTTTTTCCAAAATTACATCATCAAGCTCGTTAAAATGTAAAATTTTATCAATGCGGTTGATAAATTCAGGGGCGAAAAAATCTTTAATCGCACGATTTGTTTTTTCCTCATTTTTACTCAAAAAACCAAGCTCGTTACTTTCTTTAAGCCCCAAATTCG includes:
- a CDS encoding endonuclease MutS2, giving the protein MNELLTKLDLKDFVEEFKALFAREKELFLEGDTHLHFRRLRELCEVEFSLPLSVKKLDFALTHLSKQGVLHLDELFEFVKILRYFSYLKSLKFEGSLKAWLDKIELLPQLLDFINAFDERGILKESLDERLVNLNHSIKLKKENISFEFKKLAHTKALNPYLIDTQVHLISGLEALLVRGGFNHALKAKIIGRSSGGGFYVVPLSVERLQGELDDLEEKKEEIYYEYAKNFSALLHKNLLFLKFINQAFDLFDHYSARVMLAKKKDYEFMLCENSSTISLKNFAHPALKNPKSISVEFTKQVLIITGVNAGGKSMLLKSILSAAFLAKHLLPMRIKADESKIGSFKEFEAIIEDPQNAKNDISTFAGRMLAFSKLFTKKNLLLAVDEIELGTDFEEAACLYSALIEKLIENKLKIIITTHHKRLAMLLSKNSEVELLAALYDEALAKPKFEFLKGTIGKSYAFETALRYQIPPVLVAKARQNYGEDKQGLEDLVGKNINLELELREKLAKVSEKEKRADEILQSLKEQKERNESEFRARYNALGLEFHKAIEEAKKTIVLKDTREKQRSLNKANELKRAISLPNREQNEEFRVGDFVKYEKIKGVIVGISKNDALVESEGLRLRVGLNLLKKSSALPKPKAKTQISLARPTNVALSLDLHGLRSDEALERLDKFISDALIAGLDEVIVYHGIGTGKLSFAVREFLKTHKSVKSFSDAPINQGGFGAKLVRL